In Nocardia sp. NBC_00403, one DNA window encodes the following:
- a CDS encoding fatty acyl-AMP ligase, protein MQPSYVHHVRQQVLKYGETRSYTYLREAGRELTEEIVTYRELDRDARAVAAWLADRPESAEPVVLLYLDGMEFLRAFLGCLYAGVVAVPAPVPHDERSTQRVAGVIADSGARLVLTTTNFQPMVAAETTAIVVATNEPLGDPEVWRMPDIDSGTIAFLQYTSGSTGTPKGVVVTHGNLMHNEAAITAIGFNDAATGVSWIPQFHDMGLIGSLLGTMYAGANLVFMSPTTFLKRPARWLQAIDKYRATFTAAPNFAYELIARRVTDEQLADLDLSTLEVALCGAEPVRERTMAAVLERFGPVGLRSTAFLPAYGLAEVTLLASAGPINAAPVVMDHGNDGRLVGCGSAARGLDIRIVDPNTHQQTPGGHVGEIWIRGESVTAGYWNRPEETRETFDAHIGSEGPFLRTGDLGLLRDGELFVAGRLKDLLIVNGRNLYPQDIEELVSELHPALTAGVAVSVDAGGRERLVVMQGVKKGLLGDTTLAELTAAIKIAVARGFDVPAPNVVLVETRSVHHTTSGKVQRSSMRAAYLEDRIGGVLHEDLEPALSRALTV, encoded by the coding sequence ATGCAGCCGAGTTACGTTCACCACGTCAGGCAGCAAGTTTTGAAATACGGGGAGACCAGGTCGTACACCTATCTTCGTGAGGCCGGACGCGAACTCACCGAGGAGATCGTCACCTATCGCGAACTCGATCGCGACGCCAGGGCTGTGGCCGCCTGGCTGGCCGACCGTCCGGAATCGGCGGAGCCTGTCGTGCTGCTCTATCTCGACGGAATGGAGTTCCTGCGAGCCTTCCTCGGCTGCCTGTATGCCGGTGTGGTTGCGGTGCCCGCGCCCGTGCCGCACGACGAGCGCAGTACCCAACGAGTGGCGGGCGTGATCGCGGATTCCGGTGCGCGCTTGGTCCTGACGACCACCAACTTCCAGCCGATGGTCGCGGCCGAAACGACCGCGATCGTCGTGGCAACCAACGAACCGCTCGGCGATCCAGAGGTGTGGCGGATGCCCGATATCGACTCGGGAACCATCGCGTTCCTGCAGTACACATCGGGTTCGACGGGCACCCCGAAGGGCGTCGTCGTCACCCACGGCAACCTCATGCACAACGAGGCCGCGATCACCGCGATCGGGTTCAACGATGCCGCGACCGGCGTCAGCTGGATCCCGCAGTTCCATGACATGGGACTGATCGGCTCGCTGCTCGGCACGATGTATGCCGGAGCGAACCTGGTGTTCATGTCGCCGACAACCTTCCTCAAGCGCCCGGCGCGTTGGTTACAGGCCATCGACAAGTACCGCGCCACCTTCACCGCCGCACCGAATTTCGCCTACGAACTCATCGCCCGAAGAGTTACCGACGAGCAGCTGGCCGATCTCGATCTGTCCACGCTCGAGGTTGCCCTGTGCGGGGCCGAGCCGGTTCGCGAACGAACCATGGCGGCGGTGCTCGAGCGGTTCGGGCCCGTGGGCTTGCGGTCGACGGCATTCCTGCCTGCCTACGGTCTGGCCGAGGTGACGCTGCTCGCCAGCGCCGGACCGATCAACGCGGCGCCCGTCGTCATGGACCACGGAAATGACGGCCGGCTCGTCGGCTGCGGGAGCGCGGCTCGCGGTCTCGACATCCGCATCGTCGACCCGAATACCCATCAGCAGACGCCGGGCGGCCACGTCGGCGAGATCTGGATTCGCGGCGAGAGCGTCACCGCCGGGTACTGGAACCGTCCGGAGGAGACCCGCGAGACCTTCGATGCCCACATCGGCAGCGAGGGGCCGTTCCTGCGCACCGGTGATCTCGGTCTGCTGCGTGATGGCGAGTTGTTCGTCGCGGGCCGCCTGAAGGATCTGCTGATCGTCAACGGCCGCAACCTGTATCCCCAGGACATCGAGGAACTGGTGAGCGAGCTACACCCGGCCCTCACCGCAGGGGTCGCCGTATCCGTCGATGCGGGCGGGCGGGAACGACTGGTCGTGATGCAGGGCGTGAAGAAGGGACTGCTGGGCGACACCACACTCGCCGAGCTGACCGCGGCGATCAAAATCGCGGTCGCTCGCGGGTTCGACGTCCCGGCGCCGAATGTCGTTCTCGTAGAAACCCGATCGGTGCACCACACCACCAGCGGCAAGGTCCAGCGCAGCTCGATGCGCGCCGCGTATCTGGAGGACCGCATCGGAGGCGTCCTGCACGAAGATCTCGAACCGGCACTGAGCCGAGCACTGACCGTCTGA
- a CDS encoding enoyl-CoA hydratase/isomerase family protein — protein sequence MTENLSPFDGRAAYTPFEEYAERYREFFVMTRRNGIIELRMHTDGGPFQHSWRGHNAWHRVWTEVGNDPENEVVIITGTGDWWHTGDPSQLWHTPFPDWTIDSQLKMYDDMVLLLQNLLFAIDIPTIAAVNGPGTHCEFATACDITLCVEDADFFDPHFLAGGVPGDGMALTLQRTIGVKRASYYMYTGEPISGRTAMELGLVNEILRRDRLLPRAWQIAEMIMARPRGSRRLTHAIATRPWKRALVEDLGFHAAHQLWGMTMGEAGDLDKLRTMNSRFGTS from the coding sequence GTGACCGAGAACCTGTCGCCGTTCGACGGCCGCGCGGCATACACGCCCTTCGAGGAGTACGCCGAGCGGTACCGCGAGTTTTTCGTGATGACCCGCCGCAACGGCATCATCGAGCTGAGGATGCACACCGACGGCGGACCGTTCCAGCACAGCTGGCGCGGCCACAACGCCTGGCATCGCGTGTGGACCGAGGTCGGCAACGACCCGGAGAACGAGGTCGTCATCATCACCGGAACCGGCGATTGGTGGCATACCGGCGACCCGTCGCAGCTGTGGCACACGCCCTTCCCCGACTGGACCATCGACAGTCAGCTGAAGATGTACGACGACATGGTGCTGCTGCTACAGAACCTCTTGTTCGCCATCGACATACCGACGATCGCCGCCGTCAACGGGCCGGGGACCCATTGCGAATTCGCGACCGCCTGCGATATCACACTCTGCGTCGAGGACGCCGATTTCTTCGACCCGCACTTCCTCGCCGGTGGCGTCCCCGGCGACGGCATGGCACTGACCTTGCAGCGCACCATCGGGGTCAAGCGCGCGTCCTACTACATGTACACAGGTGAGCCGATAAGTGGCCGCACCGCAATGGAATTAGGCTTGGTCAACGAAATCCTCCGCCGGGATCGACTACTGCCGAGGGCGTGGCAGATCGCCGAAATGATCATGGCGCGACCGCGCGGCTCACGCCGGCTGACGCACGCGATCGCGACCCGTCCATGGAAGCGCGCCCTCGTCGAAGACCTCGGGTTCCACGCTGCGCACCAACTCTGGGGTATGACAATGGGCGAAGCAGGCGACCTCGATAAACTGCGCACAATGAACAGCCGGTTCGGTACCTCGTGA
- a CDS encoding lipase family protein: MFGVPRRSKWVAALLTALCLSVAAGVAAGDPFPAFPPDQNQLPQLPAEPSLYDLLPIPVPDEDPWYADPADLAAYAPGEIIRTRTVQTRILGIPFPVDTRQLLYRSNDVHDNPIATATSVITPGIPWLGGPRPVVSFQEAIDSTDSSCNPSYTLQTGTMKESLLAQYWLMQGFALNVPDFDGKFNTFNTFDEGKMVLDSLRAMKNDAALGLTDSGIALYGYSGGGSGSIRAAELRRTYAPDVRLLGTAIGGTPGDLRLQARYATMRQPGLTGISNFTMWLGFAGLSREFPEVFDAKKLLTEEGQRILHDVQSRCVYTIALTGMYRPISDYYQPGKTLESIPEVMQVLTEQSLGQQIPDSPLFWWHGMWDELIPPSVVLPVVDEYWNRGADLRFYTMPLPEHITNAAAGWPPAVAWTSAVLRGLAPGPRFKADSRILGSTGLPGS, from the coding sequence CTTTCGGTGGCCGCCGGGGTCGCCGCAGGCGATCCTTTTCCAGCCTTTCCGCCGGATCAAAACCAGTTGCCGCAGTTGCCTGCGGAACCGTCGCTCTACGACCTGCTCCCGATCCCGGTACCCGACGAGGACCCGTGGTACGCGGATCCGGCGGATTTGGCGGCATATGCGCCGGGTGAGATCATTCGCACCCGCACGGTGCAGACTCGGATCCTGGGAATCCCGTTCCCCGTCGACACCAGGCAGCTGCTCTATCGCAGCAACGATGTGCACGACAACCCCATCGCGACCGCCACCTCGGTGATCACTCCCGGCATTCCGTGGCTCGGTGGCCCCCGCCCGGTTGTTTCGTTCCAGGAAGCGATCGACTCGACCGACTCGTCGTGCAATCCGTCGTACACGCTGCAAACGGGCACCATGAAAGAAAGCCTGCTTGCGCAATATTGGCTGATGCAGGGCTTCGCGCTGAACGTCCCGGATTTCGATGGCAAGTTCAACACCTTCAATACCTTCGACGAAGGCAAGATGGTGCTCGACAGTCTTCGTGCCATGAAAAACGATGCGGCGCTGGGGCTTACCGATTCGGGGATCGCGCTGTACGGCTACTCCGGCGGCGGTTCCGGTTCGATCCGGGCGGCCGAGCTGCGCAGAACATACGCTCCCGATGTGCGACTGCTGGGTACCGCTATCGGCGGCACACCCGGTGATCTGCGGTTACAGGCGCGCTACGCGACCATGCGGCAACCCGGACTCACCGGAATCAGCAACTTCACCATGTGGCTCGGTTTCGCGGGCCTATCGCGTGAATTCCCTGAGGTATTCGACGCGAAGAAGCTGCTGACCGAGGAGGGCCAACGCATTCTGCACGATGTGCAGAGCCGCTGCGTCTACACCATTGCGCTGACCGGAATGTATCGGCCGATCAGCGACTACTACCAGCCGGGCAAGACGTTGGAATCCATTCCCGAGGTCATGCAGGTGCTGACGGAGCAAAGTCTCGGTCAGCAGATTCCGGACAGTCCCCTCTTCTGGTGGCATGGGATGTGGGACGAGTTGATACCGCCGTCGGTGGTGCTGCCGGTGGTCGACGAGTACTGGAATCGTGGCGCCGATCTACGGTTCTACACGATGCCGCTGCCGGAGCACATCACCAACGCGGCCGCGGGATGGCCGCCGGCGGTGGCGTGGACCAGCGCGGTCCTGCGTGGTCTTGCGCCGGGTCCTCGGTTCAAGGCGGACTCCCGGATCCTGGGCAGCACTGGCCTCCCGGGTAGCTAG
- a CDS encoding type I polyketide synthase has translation MNDIAIVGLDCRFPQAADPAALWQLLIEGREVISEVPASRWNAEDFHDPAGAPGTINTRSGGFIDDADAFDHDFFGITPREAEAMDPQQRLLLQATWRAFEDATLDPRAQSGSRTGVFVGVMANEWANLQMSDYRAITPQHGSGNGYFMTANRLSYQFDLKGPSIAVDTACSSSLVAVHLACAALASGECDQAVAGGVNLVLTPAVGVFYTQAGLSAPDARCKPFSGNADGIVRGEGVAVLVLRRLSDAQAAGLPIYAVIKGSAVNSDGRSNGITAPNRWAQQQVIGEAYQRAGVRSEDVDFIEAHGTGTVLGDMIEVKALGKLHANDRPRPCGIGSIKGNLGHTEGAAGVAGLIKVALSLHHGVVPPSRFADQENPRLRMAEHGLRLLAEPMSLDGPAHGGVSSFGIGGTNAHMVLASAPTTAAREDGVPERTAAASGRAVLTLSSDNEEGLRRNALRLAQTLGSVPEDRFAQLCWTSNQVKSSGRSRLAIVANDRDEAIARLWSGAESGVAQPLAVGWMFTGQGSQFAGMAGALHAASPSFRRALALVDDAMTAHLGRSVRDLLLDESADIDRTELAQPAIFAMEYALAKSLADAGVQPAWVIGHSIGEFAAAAVAGVFDLEDACRLVVARGRLMQQLPPGGMMLAARTAEAQIADVLADEQMVTLAAVNGRDEVVISGAAEAITRIGAALDARAVTTKTLTVSHAFHSPLMDPMLAEFEAIARACTFRAPGLPVYSTVRGCLLAADEAMDAAYWTEHVRATVLFGAAIEAALGTEPTHVVEIGPRRVLVPLVGRIRPDLIARCLAPSPGPGATGSELAEVVAALYRDGADPAWDELYEPAQRVRYRLPVYEFATEHRFWVEPPAFSSAVADPPGSSTALHAELHTLPIAFAHREDTTMDQLVALFREQNAVLASMVAAPTEARAPQAVAERSNTAPTANTPDAVAAIVRAELARVSGFPADRLRETQTLSDGLGFDSLMLTDLFAGLVRKLPGLTIDPSWFTAATTMGDVITYATGQFAGPSAPDVTPPAVHAAVPAATIAAADGPGVAPESRPTAVAPEYLISEFAEVKAIADRLAGGEALGLSNPYFLINDGVTRDTSIIGGAQVVNFSSYNYLGMSGHPAVVEAVQDAVARYGSSVSASRVLSGEKPVHRELEAELAALLGTEDAIALVGGHSTNVTIIGHIVGPEDLVIHDSLAHDSILQGCKLSGATRRPFPHNDHAALDALLNDIRHQYRRVLILIEGVYSQDGDIPDLPAIIDLKKKHKALLMIDEAHSIGVLGAHGGGIGEYFDVDRRDVELWSGTMSKALAGCGGYVAGSAELIRYLKYTTPGFVYSVGMTPMNAAASLAAMRQLRADREPLERLRHNSRLFLRLARDARINTGDSNDTPVIPCIVGDSLKTMRLSNALLTRGINVNPIIYPAVPEDLARLRFFVTACHTEDQIRDTVEILTEELGVLAQQ, from the coding sequence ATGAACGATATCGCCATCGTCGGTCTCGACTGCCGGTTCCCGCAAGCAGCCGATCCAGCGGCATTGTGGCAGTTGCTGATCGAAGGGCGTGAGGTGATTTCGGAGGTTCCGGCAAGTCGCTGGAACGCCGAGGACTTCCACGACCCGGCCGGAGCGCCGGGCACGATCAACACCCGTAGCGGCGGATTCATCGACGACGCGGACGCGTTCGACCATGATTTCTTCGGCATCACGCCGCGTGAGGCGGAGGCGATGGATCCGCAGCAGCGATTGCTGCTGCAAGCCACCTGGCGCGCATTCGAGGATGCCACACTCGATCCGCGCGCCCAGTCCGGTTCTCGAACAGGGGTTTTCGTGGGCGTCATGGCCAATGAATGGGCCAACCTGCAGATGAGCGACTACCGCGCGATCACGCCGCAGCACGGGTCGGGCAACGGATACTTCATGACCGCCAACCGGTTGTCCTACCAGTTCGATCTGAAGGGTCCGAGCATCGCGGTCGACACGGCCTGCTCGTCCTCCCTGGTCGCGGTCCATCTCGCCTGCGCCGCTTTGGCTTCCGGTGAATGCGACCAGGCGGTCGCGGGCGGGGTGAACCTCGTGTTGACCCCGGCCGTCGGAGTGTTCTACACCCAAGCCGGTCTCTCCGCTCCGGATGCCCGGTGTAAACCGTTCAGCGGCAACGCCGACGGGATCGTGCGCGGCGAGGGTGTCGCGGTGCTGGTGCTGCGTCGCCTCTCCGACGCGCAGGCCGCAGGCCTGCCGATCTATGCGGTGATCAAAGGCAGCGCGGTCAACTCCGACGGGCGAAGCAACGGCATCACCGCCCCGAACCGGTGGGCGCAGCAGCAGGTGATCGGCGAGGCGTATCAGCGGGCCGGTGTCAGGTCCGAGGACGTTGACTTCATCGAGGCGCACGGCACCGGAACGGTGCTCGGCGACATGATCGAGGTCAAGGCGCTCGGCAAGCTGCACGCGAACGATCGCCCGCGACCCTGCGGAATCGGTTCCATCAAAGGCAATCTCGGCCACACCGAGGGTGCTGCCGGGGTCGCGGGCCTCATCAAGGTCGCGCTCAGCCTGCATCACGGTGTCGTTCCGCCGTCGCGGTTTGCCGACCAGGAGAACCCGCGGCTGCGGATGGCGGAGCACGGTCTGCGCCTGCTCGCCGAACCGATGTCGCTGGATGGGCCTGCGCACGGCGGCGTCAGTAGTTTCGGCATCGGCGGCACGAACGCGCACATGGTGCTGGCGAGTGCGCCCACGACCGCGGCGCGGGAGGACGGCGTGCCCGAACGGACAGCAGCGGCTTCGGGGCGTGCGGTGCTGACGCTGTCGTCGGACAACGAGGAAGGGCTGCGGCGCAACGCACTTCGGCTGGCCCAAACGTTGGGGTCGGTGCCGGAGGATCGGTTCGCGCAGCTGTGCTGGACGAGCAATCAGGTCAAGTCGTCGGGTCGCAGCCGGCTCGCGATCGTCGCGAACGACCGCGACGAGGCGATTGCCCGCCTGTGGTCAGGTGCGGAATCCGGTGTCGCGCAACCGCTCGCGGTCGGCTGGATGTTCACCGGACAAGGATCGCAATTCGCCGGAATGGCGGGGGCGCTGCACGCGGCGAGCCCCTCGTTCCGGCGTGCCCTGGCACTGGTCGATGACGCCATGACCGCCCACCTCGGCCGCTCGGTGCGGGATTTGCTGCTCGACGAGAGCGCCGACATCGACCGCACCGAACTCGCGCAGCCCGCGATCTTCGCGATGGAATACGCGCTGGCCAAGTCGCTCGCCGATGCGGGGGTCCAGCCCGCGTGGGTGATCGGTCACAGCATCGGCGAATTCGCGGCCGCGGCAGTGGCGGGGGTGTTCGACCTCGAGGACGCGTGCCGCCTTGTCGTCGCGCGTGGCCGACTGATGCAACAGTTGCCGCCGGGCGGGATGATGCTCGCCGCGCGAACTGCCGAGGCGCAGATTGCGGATGTGCTCGCCGACGAACAGATGGTCACGCTCGCCGCTGTCAACGGACGAGATGAGGTAGTGATTTCCGGTGCCGCGGAGGCGATCACGCGCATCGGGGCAGCGCTGGACGCGCGGGCTGTGACCACGAAGACGCTCACGGTGTCCCACGCGTTCCACAGCCCGCTGATGGATCCGATGCTGGCCGAATTCGAAGCCATCGCGCGCGCCTGCACCTTCCGTGCACCTGGGCTCCCGGTTTACTCGACCGTGCGCGGCTGCCTACTTGCTGCAGACGAGGCGATGGACGCCGCGTACTGGACCGAACACGTCCGTGCCACTGTGCTTTTCGGCGCCGCAATCGAAGCCGCACTTGGCACCGAGCCCACGCATGTCGTCGAGATCGGTCCGCGTCGAGTCCTGGTTCCCCTCGTCGGTCGTATCCGGCCCGACCTGATTGCGCGCTGCCTGGCGCCGAGTCCGGGTCCCGGCGCGACCGGCAGCGAACTCGCCGAGGTCGTCGCCGCGCTGTATCGCGATGGTGCGGACCCCGCCTGGGACGAACTGTACGAACCGGCACAGCGTGTCCGCTATCGCCTGCCGGTGTATGAATTCGCGACCGAGCATCGGTTCTGGGTCGAGCCGCCCGCCTTCAGCTCGGCGGTCGCGGACCCGCCCGGATCATCGACCGCGCTGCATGCCGAACTACACACTCTTCCAATAGCTTTCGCACATCGCGAGGACACTACGATGGACCAACTGGTCGCACTCTTCCGTGAGCAGAACGCCGTATTGGCGAGCATGGTTGCGGCACCAACCGAAGCGCGCGCGCCGCAGGCTGTTGCCGAACGGTCCAATACCGCGCCCACCGCCAACACCCCGGACGCCGTCGCCGCTATCGTGCGTGCAGAACTGGCCAGGGTCAGCGGATTCCCTGCCGACCGGCTTCGCGAAACCCAAACCCTCAGTGACGGACTCGGATTCGACTCCCTCATGCTGACCGATCTGTTCGCCGGACTCGTCCGCAAACTTCCTGGACTCACCATCGACCCGAGCTGGTTCACGGCGGCGACGACCATGGGTGACGTCATTACCTACGCCACGGGTCAGTTCGCCGGTCCGTCTGCCCCTGATGTCACACCGCCTGCTGTCCATGCCGCAGTACCGGCGGCGACTATCGCCGCCGCAGACGGTCCCGGTGTCGCACCGGAATCCCGGCCCACCGCCGTTGCGCCGGAGTACCTGATCTCCGAGTTCGCCGAGGTGAAGGCCATCGCCGATCGGCTTGCCGGCGGCGAGGCGCTCGGCCTGTCCAACCCGTACTTCCTGATCAACGATGGAGTCACCCGGGACACCTCGATCATCGGCGGCGCGCAGGTGGTCAACTTCTCCAGCTACAACTATCTGGGCATGTCCGGTCACCCTGCGGTCGTCGAGGCAGTTCAGGACGCGGTCGCCCGCTACGGCAGCTCGGTCTCGGCCAGCCGCGTACTCTCCGGTGAGAAGCCGGTGCACCGCGAGCTGGAGGCCGAACTCGCCGCGCTGCTCGGCACCGAGGATGCGATCGCACTCGTCGGCGGCCACTCTACGAACGTCACGATCATCGGCCATATCGTCGGGCCGGAAGACCTCGTGATCCACGACAGCCTCGCGCACGACAGCATCCTGCAGGGGTGCAAACTCTCGGGCGCGACCCGGCGGCCGTTCCCGCACAACGACCACGCCGCACTTGATGCTCTGCTGAACGACATTCGCCACCAGTACCGCCGCGTCCTCATCCTCATCGAGGGCGTCTACAGCCAGGACGGCGACATCCCCGATCTGCCCGCGATCATCGATCTCAAGAAAAAGCACAAGGCGCTGTTGATGATCGACGAGGCGCACAGCATCGGCGTGCTCGGCGCGCACGGCGGCGGGATCGGCGAATACTTCGATGTCGATCGGCGCGACGTCGAATTGTGGTCCGGCACCATGTCTAAGGCGCTCGCCGGATGTGGTGGCTACGTGGCGGGCAGCGCGGAGCTGATCCGCTACCTGAAATACACGACGCCCGGATTCGTCTACAGCGTCGGCATGACACCGATGAACGCGGCCGCCTCGCTGGCAGCGATGCGACAACTGCGGGCCGACCGCGAGCCACTCGAACGCCTGCGGCACAACTCGCGACTTTTCCTGCGGCTGGCCCGTGACGCCCGCATCAACACCGGTGACAGCAACGACACCCCGGTCATCCCGTGCATCGTCGGTGACTCGCTGAAGACGATGAGACTGTCCAATGCTTTGCTGACCCGCGGCATCAACGTCAACCCGATCATCTATCCAGCCGTTCCGGAAGACCTTGCGCGCCTTCGGTTCTTCGTCACGGCCTGCCATACCGAGGACCAGATTCGCGACACCGTCGAGATCCTCACCGAGGAACTCGGCGTGCTCGCGCAGCAATAG
- a CDS encoding acyl carrier protein produces MFSTTVTHPSTIQGWLVERIADYTERAPHQVDPAVPLAELGMDSVSTVTLCGEIEDRWSLDVDPTLVFDYPTIADIAGYIAAEFSVAA; encoded by the coding sequence ATGTTCAGCACGACCGTCACCCACCCGTCGACAATCCAGGGTTGGCTCGTGGAGCGCATTGCCGACTACACCGAACGCGCACCGCACCAGGTGGACCCGGCGGTTCCGCTAGCCGAGCTCGGCATGGACTCCGTATCGACCGTGACCCTGTGTGGCGAGATCGAGGACCGGTGGTCATTGGACGTCGACCCGACCCTGGTCTTCGATTACCCCACCATCGCCGATATCGCCGGGTATATCGCCGCCGAGTTCAGCGTCGCCGCATGA
- a CDS encoding DMT family transporter, with protein sequence MEQGVRSDDRKAVVAAVVTVVLWASAFVFIRAAGEDFSPGALALGRLLTGAIALVAILIVTGEGLPARAAWRGILISGVLWFGVYMVALNWGEQYVDAGTAAMVINIGPVLIAVLSGLVLGEGFPTRLMVGIAVAFAGAIVVGLSNSGGGRSAVLGVILCLTAAATWAISVVAQKPALAHASALQVTTGGCVIGAIACLPFTGQLVREAVDAPVSSTLSLVYLGVFPTALAFTTWAYALARTTAGKMGVTTYAVPALVVLMAWIALDEVPAPLAIVGGLLCLSGVAITRARPRRPKDAAPEQVSTPA encoded by the coding sequence ATGGAGCAAGGCGTTCGGTCCGACGATCGGAAGGCGGTCGTCGCGGCCGTTGTCACGGTGGTGTTGTGGGCTTCGGCATTCGTGTTCATTCGTGCTGCGGGAGAAGACTTCTCACCGGGAGCGCTGGCGCTGGGCCGACTGTTGACCGGAGCCATCGCCTTGGTGGCGATCCTGATCGTCACGGGGGAGGGGTTGCCTGCCCGAGCTGCGTGGCGGGGCATCTTGATCTCCGGTGTGCTCTGGTTCGGGGTGTATATGGTCGCCCTGAACTGGGGTGAGCAGTATGTCGATGCGGGCACCGCGGCGATGGTGATCAACATCGGGCCTGTGCTGATTGCCGTGCTGAGTGGATTGGTGCTGGGTGAGGGGTTCCCCACGCGGCTGATGGTGGGGATCGCGGTGGCGTTCGCCGGCGCGATCGTGGTCGGGCTGTCGAACTCTGGTGGCGGCCGCAGCGCGGTGCTCGGGGTGATCCTGTGCCTGACGGCTGCGGCGACCTGGGCGATATCGGTGGTCGCGCAGAAACCCGCGCTCGCCCATGCGTCGGCGCTGCAGGTGACCACCGGCGGATGCGTGATCGGCGCCATCGCCTGTCTACCGTTCACAGGTCAGCTGGTCCGCGAGGCCGTGGATGCTCCGGTGTCCTCGACGTTGAGCCTGGTGTATCTGGGTGTGTTCCCAACAGCTTTGGCGTTCACGACGTGGGCCTACGCCCTCGCCCGCACGACAGCGGGCAAGATGGGCGTGACGACCTACGCGGTCCCGGCACTCGTCGTGCTGATGGCGTGGATCGCGCTCGACGAAGTCCCGGCCCCCCTTGCCATCGTCGGCGGTCTGCTGTGCCTGTCCGGTGTGGCGATCACTCGTGCCCGCCCTCGACGCCCGAAAGATGCCGCGCCGGAACAGGTATCGACTCCGGCGTAA
- a CDS encoding TetR family transcriptional regulator: MTSPDRSTPATGSHRERKKALAQATLQREALRLFREQGYTATTVDQIAAAAGVSRVTFFRYFPAKADVVLHDVADLAVIAALPDNLEGINPVRALRDTVRALTDSATPADRAISAEREHLLRTVPELRARVPAQMAAAIPLLAGELAERLGLPAPDLPTTTLAGAIIGVAIAAWTAAADDLSEGFMQRHRQLLDDCLALLENGMTSPN, translated from the coding sequence GTGACGTCACCAGATCGTTCGACCCCGGCAACGGGGTCGCACCGCGAACGGAAGAAGGCGCTGGCACAGGCCACGCTGCAACGCGAAGCACTACGGCTGTTCCGCGAACAGGGCTACACCGCAACCACCGTCGACCAGATCGCTGCCGCCGCGGGCGTGTCACGCGTGACCTTCTTCCGCTACTTCCCAGCCAAGGCCGACGTCGTGCTGCACGACGTCGCCGACCTCGCGGTGATCGCCGCACTCCCGGACAACCTCGAAGGCATCAATCCCGTTCGGGCACTTCGTGACACAGTGCGCGCACTGACCGACTCGGCAACACCCGCCGACAGGGCCATCAGCGCGGAACGCGAACATCTCCTGCGCACCGTCCCCGAACTCCGCGCTAGGGTGCCCGCACAGATGGCCGCCGCGATCCCGCTGCTCGCGGGTGAGCTGGCCGAACGCCTCGGCCTGCCCGCTCCCGACCTACCGACCACCACCCTCGCCGGCGCCATCATCGGCGTCGCGATCGCAGCATGGACTGCAGCGGCTGACGACCTGTCGGAAGGATTCATGCAGCGCCACCGACAATTGCTCGACGACTGCCTCGCGCTGCTGGAGAACGGGATGACGAGCCCGAACTAG
- a CDS encoding DedA family protein encodes MNDQLLDLARDVMGSPLVYLVVFAVAGLDGVLPVFPSEVVLLVSGGFAATGRPNIGLLILAASAGAAVGDHVSFRIGRHAGRPLLRKIPVGTKRHRAVGWIVSVLERRGPVFIVIGRFLPGMRSIMTLTAGAVGVPPRTFTAFDIIGAVLWGISGALLGYFGGNTFQDSPLAGFSFALVLVTTVVVLGEVGRRLQASGNRTAHSAKCTQGQRR; translated from the coding sequence ATGAATGATCAGCTGCTGGATCTGGCGCGCGACGTAATGGGCTCGCCCTTGGTCTATCTCGTTGTTTTCGCTGTCGCCGGGCTGGACGGAGTCCTCCCGGTATTCCCCAGCGAAGTCGTGCTGCTCGTCTCGGGCGGTTTCGCGGCGACCGGTCGTCCGAACATCGGGTTGCTCATCCTCGCCGCGTCGGCCGGCGCGGCGGTCGGCGACCACGTGAGCTTTCGGATCGGCAGGCACGCGGGACGGCCGCTGCTGCGCAAGATTCCGGTGGGAACCAAGCGGCACCGGGCGGTTGGCTGGATCGTGAGCGTGCTGGAGCGTCGCGGACCGGTCTTCATCGTGATCGGCCGGTTCCTGCCCGGCATGCGGTCGATCATGACGCTCACCGCGGGGGCGGTCGGCGTCCCACCACGAACCTTCACCGCATTCGACATCATCGGAGCTGTGCTGTGGGGTATATCGGGTGCGCTGCTCGGCTACTTCGGCGGCAACACCTTCCAGGATTCACCGCTCGCCGGTTTCTCCTTCGCCCTGGTCCTCGTGACGACGGTCGTCGTGCTCGGCGAAGTGGGACGCAGGCTGCAAGCGTCGGGCAACCGGACTGCGCACAGCGCGAAATGCACTCAGGGCCAGCGGCGATGA